The proteins below are encoded in one region of Avibacterium volantium:
- the bioD gene encoding dethiobiotin synthase, with protein sequence MSCFFVTGTDTNVGKTVSSRAIIQALQNQGIQIVGYKPIACCQEDWSYCESTVDSDYGLENNSDVLTLIDATKENVTYQNVNSYSFSHSLPMLSEDGQRIDIKKINADLSALTQRYQSVLVEGAFGWLTPMNKEYSFASWAISHKMPVVLVVGIKEGCINHALLTAQSIQQSGLPLVGWIANRINPGLAHYAEIIEMLSKKIDAPLLGQIPYVHRPEEQELGHYITNIERLTYLQTEWVK encoded by the coding sequence ATGAGCTGCTTTTTTGTTACCGGCACAGATACGAATGTAGGGAAAACCGTATCCAGCCGTGCCATTATCCAAGCGTTGCAAAATCAAGGTATTCAGATTGTCGGCTATAAGCCCATAGCTTGTTGTCAAGAAGATTGGTCTTATTGCGAAAGCACAGTAGATAGTGATTATGGGCTAGAAAATAATTCTGATGTGCTAACCTTAATCGATGCCACAAAAGAAAATGTAACCTACCAAAATGTGAATAGTTATAGCTTTTCGCACAGTTTGCCTATGTTAAGTGAAGACGGGCAACGTATTGATATAAAAAAAATTAATGCCGATCTCAGCGCGCTGACGCAGCGTTATCAATCTGTGTTAGTGGAGGGAGCATTTGGTTGGCTAACACCGATGAATAAGGAATACAGCTTTGCCAGCTGGGCTATTTCGCACAAAATGCCTGTAGTGCTGGTGGTTGGCATTAAAGAGGGGTGCATTAATCACGCCTTACTCACCGCACAATCTATTCAACAATCGGGCTTGCCCTTAGTAGGTTGGATCGCCAATCGCATTAACCCAGGCTTAGCCCATTATGCGGAAATTATTGAAATGCTGAGTAAAAAAATTGACGCACCGTTGCTCGGGCAAATCCCCTATGTGCATCGCCCTGAGGAACAAGAGCTAGGGCATTACATAACTAATATTGAACGCTTGACTTACCTACAAACGGAATGGGTGAAGTAG
- a CDS encoding ROK family protein yields the protein MIKERKQDKYVLKLQQLGKVYRLIEQFEEISRIDLSKLSRLAPATITSLTRQLINERLIIEKAVRNTENRGRPAIGLCVSPFFWQSLCAVLSEDRFDIFLCELDGTPLAEHSFPLRREEFAQLDRVLVGYVQAFLEKTKLEPYKVITFSIAVTGELDSEERYVYQLGNRQLTLDLKALFHPYFKMPVMVTDYFQTWLFAESSVGSVIGCDHVLFLQLDERINLSVLSQGDVLRCNKQPKMNIDKLITPRLNPIQDKLNNQLPEIERNQIINQLTHKAIYKLIDLAYPNNQQIDNIEKIHFLCEQAQKNDGKAVDIIHHIADLTAYHLMCLVNMFSSKKVMLNTCLLAAKEIFLARLNQRLSLYHCDVEVVTSRYKWNSPEVLTAAIKQGIYDGSLLGDLLKNKEKLC from the coding sequence ATGATCAAGGAAAGAAAACAAGATAAGTATGTCTTAAAATTACAGCAACTAGGGAAAGTGTATCGACTCATTGAGCAATTTGAAGAAATTTCGCGGATTGACCTTTCAAAACTCTCACGCTTAGCCCCTGCGACAATTACTTCTTTAACCCGTCAGCTTATTAACGAACGGCTAATTATTGAAAAAGCCGTGCGAAATACAGAAAACCGTGGTCGTCCAGCTATTGGTTTATGTGTATCGCCTTTTTTCTGGCAATCCTTATGTGCGGTGTTGAGCGAAGATCGCTTTGATATTTTTCTTTGTGAATTAGATGGCACACCGCTGGCAGAACATTCCTTTCCTTTACGCCGTGAAGAATTTGCCCAATTAGATCGCGTTTTAGTTGGCTATGTGCAAGCGTTTTTAGAAAAAACAAAACTTGAACCTTATAAGGTGATCACTTTTTCCATTGCGGTAACAGGGGAGTTAGACAGTGAAGAACGCTATGTTTATCAGCTTGGCAATCGTCAGCTGACTTTAGATTTGAAAGCCTTATTTCACCCTTATTTCAAAATGCCAGTAATGGTTACGGATTATTTCCAAACTTGGCTGTTTGCTGAAAGCTCGGTGGGCAGTGTGATTGGTTGTGATCACGTTTTATTTTTACAACTTGATGAGCGGATAAATTTAAGCGTGCTATCGCAAGGTGATGTGTTACGATGTAACAAACAGCCAAAAATGAATATTGATAAACTCATTACCCCAAGATTAAACCCAATTCAGGATAAACTTAATAATCAGTTACCTGAAATTGAACGCAATCAAATCATCAATCAGCTAACACATAAAGCCATTTATAAATTGATTGATTTGGCGTATCCCAACAATCAACAAATTGATAATATTGAAAAAATCCACTTTTTATGTGAACAGGCACAAAAAAATGATGGGAAAGCCGTTGATATTATTCATCATATTGCTGATTTAACGGCTTACCATTTAATGTGTTTAGTGAATATGTTTTCTTCTAAAAAAGTGATGTTAAACACCTGTTTATTGGCAGCAAAAGAGATTTTCTTAGCCCGCTTAAATCAACGCTTATCCCTTTATCATTGCGATGTGGAAGTGGTAACGAGCCGTTATAAATGGAATAGCCCAGAAGTATTAACCGCCGCCATTAAACAAGGGATTTATGACGGCAGTTTGTTAGGTGATCTACTGAAAAATAAAGAAAAATTGTGTTAG